The following coding sequences are from one Kallotenue papyrolyticum window:
- the pelF gene encoding GT4 family glycosyltransferase PelF: MTRALHVVLTTEGTYPFHEGGVSTWCDALIRHLPNVHFTLVSLSAQPGLRTAYQLPSNVIEHRPIALWGTAGARDLDPTLTWSTLARRRARLWDRRARRRWHTAWNTLLEGLFLETDGWQQLAHGVREVARCATLLDYDSAFRLPETWELFTTVLARAPQPNGVPPSAWEWREALHLLYRWLTPLAVPLPRCDLLHASAAGLACLPAVVAHLEHGTPLILTEHGVYLRERYLAWHQSDCHPWLRQVALQVTRRLVELSYGLATTIAPVCGWNVRWEQRLGADPERITVVPNGVDPRRFEPQPFPAAERPTLVWVGRIDPLKDLLTLIEAAAHLRAALPEVQVLLFGKAPAGNQAYEQACRARVTALGLDQTVRWMGFASSPAAAYAQGHVVVLSSISEAMPYSVIEAMFCGRPVVGTAVGSVAEIIGPAGRVVTPRDPAALAAACLELLRDPALCAELGRVAREHALAHYTLEHAVGGYARLYHRLARPATDPLSPSRREGWLGWLRAGLPARAPREGAVA, translated from the coding sequence ATGACGCGTGCGCTGCATGTCGTGCTGACCACCGAGGGGACCTATCCCTTCCATGAAGGCGGTGTGAGCACCTGGTGCGACGCGCTGATTCGCCACCTGCCCAACGTACACTTTACACTGGTCAGCCTCAGCGCGCAGCCAGGGCTGCGCACAGCCTACCAGCTACCATCCAACGTGATCGAGCACCGTCCGATCGCGCTGTGGGGCACCGCCGGCGCGCGCGATCTCGATCCAACACTCACCTGGAGCACACTGGCGCGTCGCCGTGCACGGCTCTGGGACCGGCGTGCCCGCCGGCGCTGGCACACGGCCTGGAACACACTGCTGGAAGGGCTGTTTTTGGAAACAGACGGCTGGCAGCAGCTGGCCCATGGTGTGCGCGAGGTGGCACGCTGCGCCACGCTGCTGGACTATGACAGTGCCTTCCGCCTGCCGGAGACCTGGGAGCTGTTCACTACGGTGCTGGCGCGCGCGCCGCAACCCAACGGTGTCCCGCCCTCAGCCTGGGAGTGGCGCGAAGCACTGCATCTGCTCTACCGCTGGCTGACGCCGCTGGCCGTGCCGCTGCCGCGCTGCGATCTGCTGCACGCCAGCGCCGCGGGCCTGGCCTGCCTGCCCGCAGTCGTCGCGCATCTGGAGCACGGCACGCCGCTGATCCTGACCGAACACGGCGTGTATCTGCGCGAACGCTACCTGGCCTGGCACCAGAGCGACTGCCATCCGTGGCTGCGGCAGGTTGCGCTGCAGGTGACGCGCCGGCTGGTGGAGCTGAGCTATGGCCTGGCAACAACGATCGCGCCGGTGTGTGGCTGGAACGTGCGCTGGGAACAGCGCCTGGGCGCCGACCCGGAGCGTATCACGGTTGTGCCCAACGGCGTCGATCCGCGCCGTTTTGAGCCGCAGCCCTTTCCCGCTGCCGAGCGGCCCACGCTGGTGTGGGTCGGACGCATTGATCCGCTCAAGGACCTGCTGACACTGATCGAAGCGGCAGCACACCTGCGTGCCGCACTGCCCGAGGTGCAGGTGCTGCTCTTCGGCAAAGCGCCTGCCGGCAACCAAGCCTACGAACAGGCCTGCCGTGCACGGGTGACAGCGTTGGGCCTAGACCAGACCGTGCGCTGGATGGGCTTTGCCTCCAGTCCGGCAGCGGCCTATGCGCAGGGCCACGTGGTGGTGCTGTCCAGCATCTCTGAAGCGATGCCCTACTCGGTGATCGAGGCCATGTTCTGTGGCCGCCCGGTAGTTGGCACGGCCGTGGGCAGCGTGGCAGAGATCATCGGCCCGGCTGGTCGTGTCGTGACACCGCGCGATCCCGCAGCGCTGGCCGCCGCGTGCCTCGAACTGCTGCGCGATCCCGCGCTGTGCGCCGAACTGGGTCGAGTTGCGCGCGAGCATGCCCTGGCGCACTATACTCTAGAGCATGCTGTGGGCGGCTACGCGCGCCTGTACCATCGCCTGGCGCGACCGGCGACCGATCCACTCAGCCCATCGCGTCGCGAGGGCTGGTTGGGCTGGCTGCGGGCAGGGCTGCCGGCGCGCGCGCCGCGTGAAGGAGCAGTGGCATGA
- a CDS encoding InlB B-repeat-containing protein: MLSNGELAYADPERGWISALTEAEWASLEAYTARLQVRRVAWYVYPSPAYGFHWPHTIRDTTASTDATFTEAGAAIFGVSANTDHPLEIRAAYTYLAQAAPDSANVPLLQDTAGNTLALMQRRSDGSEVLALTFDQQANLIHSLQLGYGLVRWALRGLFIGRYQVVLSAQIDDLFLDTALWDPERACSTSIDDPTLPSLRISGADLQRIATWQATQRQTALTERLRLALAYNGIGTTAAYLNEVQPGQPDTLTPVAQTHADAFDWINHTYDHQNLDHATYTETLQQIADNFVVADTLELPASRTALVTPEVSGLDNPAAMRAIADSGIRVVVSDSSKTAAVLAELYPGEERQPQDPPAPNQGRFNALAPSVLMLPRRPNNLFFNVATPEAWVHEYNCLYGANGRVPPPAGWGRDLDYEEILEHESQVLLRYLLRGELYPWMFHQANLHAYDGTRSLFTDLLERTLQHYRRYMRMPISSPSQDQLGADLLQRMALASTPLTATLQIDAQGKQRLEVVADGALSVPITGLALPNAVDDGAGPVGMVSLQPGQPRIFELPPTGAPRELVALELVPDGAGQISLTRATGERITCAARCRDELPINSEVELQASPAAGWRFTGWSGACQGSDATCRLHLERATTLTASFAPAAPPEPTPTPRMIFLPLIGAYHTERQP; this comes from the coding sequence ATGCTCAGCAACGGCGAGCTGGCCTATGCCGATCCCGAGCGTGGCTGGATCAGCGCGCTGACCGAGGCCGAATGGGCCAGCCTAGAGGCCTACACCGCGCGGCTGCAGGTGCGCCGTGTCGCCTGGTATGTCTATCCCTCACCGGCCTATGGCTTCCACTGGCCCCACACGATCCGCGACACCACGGCCAGCACCGACGCCACGTTCACCGAGGCCGGCGCGGCCATCTTCGGCGTGAGCGCCAACACCGATCACCCTCTGGAGATCCGGGCGGCCTATACCTACCTGGCACAGGCAGCACCCGACAGCGCCAACGTACCACTGCTCCAAGACACGGCCGGCAACACGCTGGCGCTGATGCAGCGCCGCAGCGATGGTAGTGAGGTGCTGGCGCTGACCTTTGATCAACAAGCCAATCTGATCCACTCGCTGCAACTCGGCTATGGCCTGGTGCGCTGGGCGCTGCGTGGGCTGTTCATCGGGCGCTACCAGGTGGTCCTCAGTGCGCAGATCGACGATCTGTTCCTGGACACCGCACTGTGGGACCCAGAGCGTGCCTGCAGCACCTCAATCGACGATCCGACGCTGCCTTCGCTGCGCATCAGCGGCGCCGATCTGCAGCGCATTGCAACCTGGCAGGCCACGCAGCGCCAAACCGCTCTGACCGAGCGCCTGCGGCTGGCGCTGGCCTACAACGGCATCGGCACCACCGCTGCCTACCTGAACGAGGTGCAGCCCGGCCAGCCCGACACGCTCACGCCTGTGGCACAGACGCACGCCGATGCCTTCGACTGGATCAACCACACCTACGATCACCAGAATCTCGACCACGCCACCTATACCGAAACGCTGCAGCAGATCGCCGACAACTTCGTGGTTGCCGATACTCTGGAACTACCGGCCAGCCGCACGGCACTAGTCACGCCGGAGGTCTCCGGCCTCGATAATCCTGCCGCCATGCGCGCCATCGCCGACAGCGGCATCCGGGTAGTCGTCTCGGACAGCTCCAAGACGGCAGCGGTGCTGGCCGAGCTGTATCCCGGGGAAGAGCGCCAACCACAAGACCCACCTGCTCCCAACCAGGGTCGCTTCAACGCGCTGGCGCCCTCGGTGCTGATGCTGCCGCGCCGGCCCAACAACCTGTTCTTCAACGTCGCCACGCCGGAGGCCTGGGTCCACGAGTATAACTGCCTCTATGGCGCCAACGGACGTGTGCCGCCGCCCGCCGGCTGGGGCCGCGACCTCGACTACGAGGAGATTTTGGAGCACGAAAGCCAGGTCCTGCTGCGCTATCTGCTGCGCGGTGAGCTCTACCCGTGGATGTTCCACCAGGCCAACCTCCACGCCTACGACGGCACCCGCTCACTGTTCACCGACTTGCTGGAGCGCACGCTGCAGCACTACCGGCGCTACATGCGCATGCCGATCAGCAGTCCCAGCCAAGATCAGCTCGGCGCAGATCTGCTGCAACGCATGGCGCTGGCCAGCACGCCGCTGACGGCAACGCTGCAGATCGATGCACAGGGCAAGCAACGGCTCGAAGTCGTCGCCGACGGCGCGCTCAGCGTGCCGATCACCGGTCTGGCGCTGCCGAACGCCGTTGACGACGGCGCGGGTCCGGTCGGCATGGTCAGCCTGCAGCCCGGCCAGCCACGCATCTTCGAGCTGCCGCCAACGGGCGCGCCGCGTGAGCTGGTGGCGCTGGAGCTGGTACCAGACGGCGCCGGGCAGATCAGCCTCACCCGCGCGACAGGCGAACGCATCACCTGCGCAGCCCGCTGTCGTGACGAGCTACCCATCAACAGCGAGGTAGAGCTGCAGGCCAGCCCGGCTGCCGGATGGCGCTTCACCGGCTGGAGCGGAGCCTGCCAGGGCAGTGACGCCACCTGTCGCCTGCACCTGGAGCGTGCCACAACGCTCACGGCCAGCTTCGCGCCCGCAGCGCCACCCGAACCAACACCAACGCCGCGAATGATCTTTCTGCCACTGATTGGTGCATACCATACGGAGCGCCAGCCATGA
- a CDS encoding endo alpha-1,4 polygalactosaminidase: protein MLLGVIVLGGLALGGALLPSGRPAPPTPSPTAAPDWWRPAPGVTWQWQLNGPLDLSIVAQMYDIDLFDSDPAQIAALRQQGRIVICYLNAGAWEAWRPDAASFPAALLGAPLEGWPDERWLDIRRLDLLAPLIEARLDLCRAKGFHGVEADNVDAYANHSGFPLTAADQLAYNRWLAAAAHARGLSIGLKNDLEQIPQLVDSFDWALNEQCFEYDECDALLPFIAAGKAVFHVEYHLEPETFCPQAQQRGFSSLHKRPTLDSYRAACWEQPSVSRSSVR from the coding sequence ATGCTGCTTGGAGTGATCGTGCTAGGCGGGCTGGCGCTCGGCGGGGCGCTGCTGCCCAGCGGCAGACCGGCGCCGCCTACGCCATCGCCTACCGCCGCGCCCGACTGGTGGCGGCCCGCGCCGGGCGTCACCTGGCAATGGCAGCTCAACGGCCCGCTCGACCTGAGCATCGTGGCGCAGATGTACGACATCGACCTGTTCGACAGCGATCCGGCGCAGATCGCCGCCCTGCGCCAGCAGGGACGCATCGTCATCTGCTACCTCAACGCCGGCGCCTGGGAGGCCTGGCGTCCCGATGCCGCCAGCTTTCCTGCGGCGCTACTGGGCGCGCCGCTAGAGGGCTGGCCCGACGAGCGCTGGCTCGATATTCGCCGCCTGGACCTGCTCGCGCCACTGATCGAAGCGCGACTGGACCTGTGCCGCGCCAAGGGCTTCCACGGCGTCGAAGCCGACAACGTGGATGCCTACGCCAATCACAGCGGCTTTCCGCTCACCGCCGCCGATCAGCTCGCCTACAACCGCTGGCTGGCCGCCGCAGCGCATGCGCGCGGCCTGTCGATCGGTCTCAAGAACGATCTGGAACAGATCCCGCAGCTGGTGGATAGCTTCGATTGGGCGCTCAACGAACAGTGCTTCGAGTACGACGAGTGCGACGCGCTGCTGCCGTTCATCGCTGCCGGCAAGGCGGTGTTCCACGTGGAATATCACCTGGAGCCGGAAACCTTCTGCCCGCAGGCGCAACAGCGCGGCTTCAGCTCGCTGCACAAACGCCCAACCCTGGATAGCTACCGCGCCGCTTGCTGGGAGCAGCCCTCCGTGTCGCGCAGCTCAGTCAGGTAG
- a CDS encoding VanW family protein — MFRPPHRPLWLAAAMLLLVSSLGLVSPANAAPAAAENIPFRHFPETGHNISFRIKSFYEQNGGLQIFGYPLTEVIQEGDLQVQYFERARFELRPDLPPTHYVTLTHLGRLAAAGRNEEPFQPRPGASDNVTTYFPETGHSIRFGFRDFWLKHGGLPVFGYPLSEEFDEVSPDDGKIYTVQYFERARFEYHPEDPQQPVKLARLGALALERSGLPASVRNRVPPMTLLGTATTAYYGSAAERVNNIARSAAKMNGLLIPPGATFSFNQALGPAGSDDGYVEGYAIVNGQLEKVVGGGICQVSTTMYRAVFYAGLDIVERRPHSYVINFYENIDGFDATVFAPYVDFKWRNDTGGPIYMTASTNPKAATVTISLYGFNDGRTTKMIGPVRKSIKKQGAPVWQYDPTLPRGTVKQLVHGRPGMEVEMRRVVTARDGRMLHNDYLPSTYRPWEDFFLYGPGVTPPKGVTIAPPRKVR, encoded by the coding sequence GTGTTTCGACCACCCCACCGCCCACTGTGGCTGGCTGCCGCCATGCTGCTGCTGGTCAGCTCGCTCGGCCTGGTGTCGCCGGCTAACGCCGCGCCCGCGGCGGCGGAGAACATCCCGTTCCGCCACTTCCCGGAAACCGGCCATAACATCAGCTTTCGCATCAAAAGCTTCTATGAGCAAAACGGCGGCCTTCAGATCTTCGGGTATCCGCTCACCGAAGTGATCCAGGAGGGCGATCTGCAGGTGCAGTACTTCGAGCGCGCGCGCTTCGAGCTGCGCCCGGACCTACCACCCACACATTATGTCACGCTCACCCACCTGGGCCGCCTGGCCGCCGCAGGGCGCAACGAAGAGCCTTTCCAGCCGCGGCCCGGCGCCAGCGACAACGTGACAACCTACTTCCCCGAAACGGGGCACAGCATTCGCTTCGGGTTTCGCGACTTCTGGCTCAAGCACGGCGGACTGCCGGTCTTCGGCTACCCGCTCTCGGAGGAGTTCGACGAGGTCAGCCCCGACGACGGCAAGATCTACACCGTGCAATATTTCGAACGCGCCAGGTTTGAGTACCACCCTGAAGATCCCCAACAGCCGGTCAAACTAGCACGGCTGGGCGCGCTGGCGCTGGAGCGCTCCGGGTTGCCGGCCAGCGTGCGCAATCGCGTGCCGCCCATGACCCTGCTGGGCACGGCTACCACCGCCTATTATGGCTCCGCTGCCGAGCGCGTCAACAACATTGCTCGCAGCGCCGCCAAAATGAACGGGCTGCTGATCCCACCCGGCGCGACCTTCTCCTTCAACCAGGCACTCGGCCCGGCGGGATCGGACGATGGCTATGTCGAGGGCTACGCGATCGTCAACGGCCAGCTCGAAAAGGTCGTCGGCGGCGGCATCTGCCAGGTCTCGACCACGATGTACCGCGCCGTGTTCTATGCCGGCCTGGACATCGTCGAGCGGCGGCCACACTCCTATGTGATCAATTTCTACGAGAACATCGACGGCTTCGACGCCACGGTCTTCGCGCCCTATGTTGATTTCAAATGGCGCAACGACACCGGCGGGCCGATCTACATGACCGCTTCGACCAATCCCAAAGCGGCTACGGTCACCATCTCACTCTACGGCTTCAACGATGGTCGCACCACCAAAATGATCGGGCCGGTGCGCAAGAGCATCAAAAAGCAGGGCGCGCCGGTCTGGCAGTACGACCCGACGCTGCCGCGCGGCACGGTCAAGCAACTGGTGCATGGTCGCCCCGGCATGGAGGTCGAGATGCGGCGCGTCGTGACCGCACGAGATGGGCGCATGCTCCACAACGACTACCTACCGAGCACCTACCGGCCCTGGGAAGACTTCTTTCTGTATGGTCCCGGCGTCACGCCGCCCAAGGGCGTGACCATCGCGCCGCCGCGCAAGGTGCGTTAA
- a CDS encoding endonuclease III domain-containing protein, producing the protein MHAQQLPFDLLTAQLHALYARLHEHYGHEPHWWPIFTQRPQWEIVLGAILVQQTAWERVEQAIQQLAALELIDERALAAAPVAIIRAAIQPVAFYNAKAPALKRLAQYVVERYAGDVRHLLRQPTTLLRRELLRLPQVGPETADSILLYAGQHAVFVVDAYLRRIVGRLGLLPDVERLPYETLRQIFESALPTAPDARAYPHLAGDRARFFWDFHALIVEHGMHHCLARRPRCDQSSAPRRNFAQAIKCATHCPPCDGCPLRPLCAGYRAARTTP; encoded by the coding sequence ATGCATGCGCAACAGCTACCCTTCGACCTCCTCACCGCGCAGCTCCACGCTCTCTACGCGCGGTTGCACGAACACTACGGCCACGAACCCCACTGGTGGCCGATCTTCACCCAGCGACCGCAGTGGGAGATCGTGCTGGGCGCGATCCTGGTGCAGCAGACCGCCTGGGAGCGCGTCGAGCAGGCGATCCAGCAGCTCGCCGCGCTGGAGCTGATCGACGAGCGCGCTCTGGCCGCTGCGCCAGTTGCGATCATTCGCGCGGCGATCCAGCCAGTAGCATTCTACAACGCCAAAGCGCCTGCGCTCAAACGGCTGGCACAGTACGTTGTCGAGCGCTATGCCGGCGATGTACGCCACCTGCTGCGCCAGCCCACGACGCTGCTGCGCCGCGAGCTGCTGAGGCTGCCGCAGGTCGGTCCCGAAACCGCAGATTCGATCCTGCTCTACGCCGGCCAGCATGCGGTCTTTGTGGTGGATGCCTACCTGCGCCGCATCGTTGGCCGCCTGGGGCTGCTCCCCGACGTGGAGCGCCTGCCCTACGAAACCCTGCGCCAGATATTTGAGTCGGCGCTGCCCACAGCGCCCGACGCGCGCGCCTACCCGCATCTGGCCGGCGATCGCGCCCGCTTCTTCTGGGATTTCCATGCGCTGATCGTTGAGCACGGCATGCACCACTGCCTGGCGCGCCGGCCGCGCTGCGATCAGAGCAGCGCGCCGCGCCGCAACTTCGCCCAGGCGATCAAGTGCGCCACGCACTGCCCACCCTGCGACGGGTGCCCGCTACGCCCGCTCTGCGCCGGCTACCGCGCCGCCCGCACCACGCCCTGA
- the eno gene encoding phosphopyruvate hydratase, whose protein sequence is MSMIAEVIAREVLDSRGNPTVEVDVRLEDGSIGRAIVPSGASTGAYEAVELRDGDKGRYGGKGVRRAVENVNKTIAEELVGLNALDQVGIDRILLELDGTPNKSRLGANAILGTSLAVAKAAAAALDLPLYRYLGGVFGHVLPVPMMNILNGGKHAENSADFQEFMIMPVGAPSFAEALRWGAEIYAALKKVLHDRGLSTNVGDEGGFAPSLPTNEAPLEVIMEAIQRAGYTPGEQIMLAMDPATTELYENGVYHLAREGRQLSGAEMVDYWARLVEKYPIISIEDALAEDDWEHWALLRERIGERVQLVGDDLFVTNVERLKRGIRERSANAILIKLNQIGTLTETLDAITTAQRAGFTAIVSHRSGETEDVTIADLVVATNAGQIKTGAPARTDRVAKYNQLLRIEEELGEAARYAGKEAFYNIKRG, encoded by the coding sequence ATGTCCATGATTGCAGAGGTGATCGCTCGCGAGGTGTTGGATAGTCGCGGCAATCCAACCGTGGAAGTCGATGTACGGCTGGAGGATGGCTCGATCGGACGCGCGATCGTGCCGTCGGGAGCATCCACCGGCGCGTACGAGGCGGTCGAGCTGCGCGATGGCGACAAAGGGCGCTACGGCGGCAAGGGCGTGCGGCGCGCCGTCGAGAACGTCAACAAGACCATTGCCGAGGAGCTGGTGGGCCTGAATGCACTGGATCAGGTCGGCATCGACCGCATCCTGCTCGAACTGGACGGCACGCCCAACAAGAGCCGCCTGGGCGCCAACGCGATCCTGGGCACCTCGCTGGCCGTGGCCAAGGCCGCCGCTGCCGCGCTCGATCTGCCGCTCTACCGCTATCTGGGCGGCGTTTTTGGTCATGTGCTGCCCGTGCCGATGATGAACATCCTCAACGGCGGCAAGCATGCCGAGAACAGCGCCGATTTCCAGGAGTTTATGATCATGCCGGTGGGCGCGCCCTCGTTCGCGGAGGCGCTGCGCTGGGGCGCCGAGATCTACGCCGCGCTCAAAAAGGTGCTGCACGATCGCGGTCTGTCCACCAACGTAGGCGATGAGGGCGGCTTCGCGCCGTCGCTGCCGACCAACGAAGCGCCGCTGGAGGTGATCATGGAGGCGATCCAGCGCGCGGGCTACACGCCTGGCGAGCAGATCATGCTGGCCATGGACCCGGCGACGACCGAGCTGTATGAGAACGGCGTCTATCACCTGGCGCGCGAGGGTCGGCAGCTCAGCGGCGCGGAGATGGTGGACTACTGGGCGCGGCTGGTCGAGAAGTACCCGATCATCTCGATCGAGGACGCCTTGGCCGAGGACGACTGGGAGCACTGGGCGCTGCTGCGCGAGCGCATCGGCGAGCGCGTGCAGCTCGTCGGCGACGATCTGTTTGTGACCAACGTCGAGCGCCTCAAGCGCGGCATTCGCGAGCGCTCGGCCAATGCGATCCTAATCAAGCTGAACCAGATCGGCACGCTGACCGAGACGCTAGACGCGATCACCACTGCGCAGCGTGCCGGCTTCACCGCGATCGTTTCGCACCGCTCCGGTGAGACCGAGGATGTTACCATCGCCGACCTGGTAGTTGCCACCAATGCCGGCCAGATCAAGACCGGCGCGCCGGCGCGTACCGACCGCGTGGCCAAGTACAACCAGTTGCTGCGCATCGAGGAGGAGTTGGGCGAGGCCGCGCGCTACGCCGGCAAGGAAGCCTTCTACAACATCAAGCGCGGCTGA
- a CDS encoding S41 family peptidase: MQTARHGWRHALRWSALALLVSGCTAPPPVPVAPQAVRAEATALPPTVTRAPLTPTPLPLPTATPAPTSAPRTPPPAPTATATPLPPPTAVTVLPTPTLPALDEAQRAAIFDRVWELIAAHYLYPDFGGVDWVAVGQRYRAAALQAPTTAAFYAQIKAMLGELGDQHSRFEQPQEVAWQEALANGAVAYVGIGIEQVPVDEGLLVTLVLPDGPAASAGVRPRDLIVAVDGRPARAHEAAIAGPEGTQVRLTLRDPEGRQREVLVERRAVAFRYRPEARLLPRTRFGYVRIPSFWAEDMDEQTVAALRDLLRASDGRLRGLILDLRGNGGGWRSVVQGLLSQFVAGNVGQFYTQRDAYSFTVEPGELYVELRALPLVVLVDRDTESYAEIFAAVLQASGRARVIGINTAGNTETIFAYDLDDGSRVWIAQEGFRLPDGTNLEGRGVIPDRSIVVDWARFSEARDPHLLAAIQALRFWPAAEPQGAGDAP, from the coding sequence TTGCAAACGGCACGCCATGGCTGGCGGCACGCGCTGCGCTGGAGTGCGCTGGCCTTGCTGGTGAGCGGCTGCACCGCACCGCCGCCGGTGCCGGTCGCGCCGCAGGCGGTGCGTGCCGAGGCGACCGCGCTGCCGCCAACGGTGACGCGCGCGCCGCTCACGCCCACGCCGCTGCCGCTGCCGACAGCCACGCCGGCCCCGACCTCGGCGCCGCGCACCCCGCCCCCCGCGCCCACTGCCACCGCAACGCCGCTGCCGCCGCCCACCGCGGTGACGGTGCTGCCCACGCCTACGCTGCCGGCGCTGGACGAGGCGCAACGTGCTGCCATCTTTGATCGCGTCTGGGAGCTGATAGCCGCGCACTACCTCTACCCCGACTTCGGCGGCGTGGATTGGGTCGCGGTGGGGCAGCGCTACCGTGCCGCAGCGCTCCAGGCGCCGACGACGGCAGCGTTCTATGCGCAGATCAAGGCTATGCTCGGCGAGCTGGGCGATCAGCACTCGCGCTTCGAGCAGCCGCAGGAGGTGGCTTGGCAGGAAGCGCTGGCCAATGGTGCCGTCGCCTATGTTGGCATCGGCATCGAGCAGGTGCCGGTTGACGAGGGGCTGCTGGTGACGTTGGTGCTGCCCGACGGGCCGGCGGCCAGTGCCGGCGTGCGACCACGCGATCTGATCGTAGCGGTGGATGGCCGGCCGGCGCGCGCGCACGAAGCTGCCATCGCCGGGCCGGAAGGGACGCAGGTCCGCCTGACGCTGCGCGATCCCGAGGGTAGGCAGCGCGAGGTGCTGGTCGAGCGCCGGGCGGTGGCCTTTCGCTACCGACCCGAGGCGCGCCTCCTGCCGCGCACGCGCTTCGGCTATGTGCGCATCCCTTCGTTCTGGGCCGAGGATATGGACGAGCAGACCGTGGCGGCGCTGCGCGACCTGTTGCGCGCCAGCGATGGCCGGTTGCGCGGTCTGATCCTCGATCTGCGCGGCAATGGCGGCGGCTGGCGCAGCGTGGTGCAGGGCCTGCTGAGCCAGTTCGTGGCCGGCAACGTGGGCCAGTTCTACACGCAGCGCGACGCCTATTCCTTCACCGTCGAGCCGGGCGAGCTCTACGTCGAGCTGCGCGCGCTGCCGCTCGTGGTGCTGGTCGATCGCGATACCGAAAGCTATGCCGAGATCTTCGCCGCGGTGCTGCAGGCCAGCGGTCGCGCGCGGGTGATCGGCATCAATACCGCCGGCAACACCGAAACGATCTTCGCCTACGATCTGGACGACGGATCGCGCGTGTGGATCGCCCAGGAGGGCTTTCGCCTGCCGGACGGTACCAATCTGGAGGGCCGTGGTGTGATTCCGGATCGCTCGATCGTGGTAGACTGGGCACGTTTCAGTGAGGCGCGCGATCCGCATCTGCTGGCCGCAATCCAGGCCTTGCGCTTCTGGCCGGCGGCAGAGCCGCAGGGCGCGGGCGATGCGCCCTAA
- a CDS encoding peroxidase-related enzyme (This protein belongs to a clade of uncharacterized proteins related to peroxidases such as the alkylhydroperoxidase AhpD.), with protein sequence MNDTPISRLPVPALESLPDDLQARLARYLEKPGFIPNVLRAFGLRPAQLRAFMDLYDELMLGDSELSKTEREMIAVTVSAANHCYYCLTSHGAALRVRSGDPVLADQLAANYRVAALTPRQRAMLDLAHKLTLDATACGEEDITRLREHGFSDAAIWDIVAIAAFYNFTNRLSNALDLRPNREYHFMARADRAADEPR encoded by the coding sequence ATGAACGACACACCGATCAGCCGCTTGCCGGTGCCCGCTCTGGAGAGCCTGCCCGACGATCTGCAGGCGCGCCTGGCGCGCTACCTAGAAAAGCCCGGCTTCATCCCCAATGTGCTGCGCGCCTTTGGCCTGCGTCCGGCCCAACTGCGCGCCTTCATGGACCTGTACGACGAGTTGATGCTGGGCGATTCCGAGCTGAGCAAGACCGAGCGCGAGATGATCGCCGTCACGGTCTCGGCGGCCAACCACTGCTACTACTGTCTGACCAGCCACGGTGCAGCTCTGCGCGTGCGCAGCGGCGATCCGGTGCTGGCCGATCAACTGGCCGCCAACTACCGCGTCGCCGCGCTCACGCCGCGTCAGCGGGCGATGCTCGATCTGGCCCACAAGCTCACGCTCGACGCCACCGCCTGCGGCGAAGAAGACATCACCCGGCTGCGCGAGCACGGCTTCAGCGACGCGGCGATCTGGGACATCGTCGCTATCGCCGCTTTCTACAACTTCACCAATCGGCTCTCCAACGCGCTCGACCTGCGCCCCAACCGCGAGTACCACTTCATGGCGCGCGCGGATCGCGCTGCCGACGAGCCGCGCTAG